CGGCCGACCGGTGACGACCGGCGCTCGTCCCACGTCCGGCGTGCCCGGGTTCCGCGCACACCCGCGGGTACGTGACATCGGGCGCCCGCGTACGGCCGCCGGTCGTCACCGTCCGGCTCAGGGCAGCGACGTCCAGAACGAGCGGAGTACGGCCGCGGCCGCCGCCGGGTCCTGCATCATCCACCAGTGGCCGGCACCGTGCAGTTCGGCCGTGCGGGCGCCGAGGCGGGCCGCGACCTCGGCGGAGGTGGCCGGGTCGTCCGAGTCGTCGGCGGTCGCGCGGAGCACGAGACCCGGGACCGGCGCGGGGCGGGCCAGCTCGGCCGCCCACCCGGCGTGCAGGTTGGGCGTGGCGGAGCGGTACAGATCGAGGACGCAGTCGGCCATCGTGTCGTCGAGGCTCGCCACCAGCTCCGCCGCGTCCGCCGGGTCCGGGCACGCGGCCAGCAACGCGTCCCGCAGGAACGCGGTCTCGCCGGGCCGTCCGGCCACGAAGTCCGCCATCCACGCCTCGCCGCGCCCGGGCGTCCGCCACGCCCGGGCCATGTCGTGCCAGACGTACCCGGGGTGGGCCACGGACGCGCAGTCCATCGCCCAGCTGCGTACCGGCACGTCGAACGCGGTCACGGTCCGCAGCACGATCGCGGCACCCCAGTCGTGCCCGACCAGGTCCACCGGCTCGTCGAAGTCGCGCAGCGTCGCCGCCAGCCACGACGCGTACTCGTCCTTCGTCGCGCCGAAGCCGGCGGGCCGTGGACCGCCGAAGCCGGGCAGCCGGAGCGCGACCGTCGCCACGCCGTCCGCCGCGAGCGCGCGGCGCAGACCGTTCCAGATGACGCCGGTCTCCGGGACACCGTGCAGAAGGACAGCCGTCATACCCACTCCTCGCTCAGATGGAACCGGTACCCATCCTGGGCGAGCGCCGCGGCGATCGCGTTGACCATGCGCGCCGTCGGGTTGCTGATCGGCGACGGTCGTCGGCTGCCCGGCACGTGGGTCGGGTGCGCCGGGCCGGCCGGTGCTCAGCCGAGCAGCGCGTGCGCCACCGCGCGGCCGGAGAGCCAGGCGGTCTGCACCCGGGGCCGGCCGAACGCGTCACCGCAGAGCCAGACGTCACCGTCCACCGCGTACCGGGCGTCGGTGGCCTCGTCCGGTTGCGCGTAGGTCCAGCGGTGCACGTCCACGACCGGCGGCGCGGACAGGCCGAGCAGCTCACCGACCGCGGCGGCGAGAACCGGCCCGGCGGCTCCGGGGTCGTCCAGGTGGCGCGCGGCCAGGGCGGCGGTCGAGTGCGCGACCAGGACCGGTGCGCCGTCGCCGCGCCGGTCGCCGTCGTCGCAGACGGTGGCGAGCACCGGGTGGTCGTTGACGAACGCGCCGGGCAGGTCGTCCCACTCCCGGGTGGGATAGCGCAGGACCGCCGCGATCACCGGATGCCACACCTGGGCCCGCGCCGCCGCCGCGATCGCCGGGGGCGGGTCCAGGCGCAGCGCCTGCGGTCCCGGCACGGCGAGCACCACCGCGTCCGCGTCCGCGGGCAGCCGGTCGACCGGCTGCGAGCAGCGGACGTCGAGCCCGTCGGCGAGGTCGGCCGCCAGCGACCGCAGCCCGCCCGGCGCCGCCCACCGCACCGGCCCGGTCGTCGGCGCACCGCCGGGATAGACCCGCAGCGTGTCCGTCCACGG
This genomic window from Catenuloplanes niger contains:
- a CDS encoding alpha/beta fold hydrolase, encoding MTAVLLHGVPETGVIWNGLRRALAADGVATVALRLPGFGGPRPAGFGATKDEYASWLAATLRDFDEPVDLVGHDWGAAIVLRTVTAFDVPVRSWAMDCASVAHPGYVWHDMARAWRTPGRGEAWMADFVAGRPGETAFLRDALLAACPDPADAAELVASLDDTMADCVLDLYRSATPNLHAGWAAELARPAPVPGLVLRATADDSDDPATSAEVAARLGARTAELHGAGHWWMMQDPAAAAAVLRSFWTSLP
- a CDS encoding NAD(P)/FAD-dependent oxidoreductase is translated as MPRSAARRRTGSGQRDVLDSVAIMDVVVVGAGVAGLACARALVDGGARVRVLERGRVPGGRLASKRYDGRYADMGAAYLVADDPGFTAQVASWQTRGLIRPWTDTLRVYPGGAPTTGPVRWAAPGGLRSLAADLADGLDVRCSQPVDRLPADADAVVLAVPGPQALRLDPPPAIAAAARAQVWHPVIAAVLRYPTREWDDLPGAFVNDHPVLATVCDDGDRRGDGAPVLVAHSTAALAARHLDDPGAAGPVLAAAVGELLGLSAPPVVDVHRWTYAQPDEATDARYAVDGDVWLCGDAFGRPRVQTAWLSGRAVAHALLG